One region of Aminobacterium colombiense DSM 12261 genomic DNA includes:
- a CDS encoding ABC transporter substrate-binding protein yields the protein MVKRGNIWRKGLIGFLFVALLIGVVGVTPISAQEKPIKIGYLAALTGDWAAYGQTEEKSAKLAVDEINAKGGVLGRKIELVVYDFRTRAEDAVNAVRRMIEEDKVVALVGANGSGINIATAPLVNRYGVAQIGTVSTNPLVTVDEKGNVRPFSFRICFTDPYQGKLIAYFAAKELGRMNAAILYDVGNDYSHGLREFFMASYGGYGGTVVADLGFRGGQDVDFRAQLTEIRDKKADVLILPNMGKEMALIMKQARELGMNEIVFVGGDGYGEFMWEIAGDAMENSYWINHVAPEDPAMQLFFKAYKEKWNDECKEFVNGVLGYDSVYWLVDAIARAGSDDPKAIRDALAATSNLALHHATITIDPANNTPKDKDGVVLVAKEGRGQFYKKIKP from the coding sequence GTGGTGAAAAGAGGCAATATATGGCGTAAGGGGCTTATAGGTTTTTTATTCGTGGCTCTTTTAATTGGAGTTGTGGGTGTTACCCCTATATCAGCGCAAGAAAAACCTATAAAAATTGGGTACCTGGCGGCATTGACCGGCGACTGGGCAGCCTATGGCCAGACCGAAGAAAAATCCGCAAAGCTGGCTGTTGATGAGATCAATGCTAAAGGCGGGGTGCTGGGAAGAAAGATAGAACTCGTAGTGTACGATTTTAGAACCCGGGCAGAAGATGCTGTGAACGCAGTGCGGCGTATGATTGAAGAAGATAAGGTTGTCGCTCTTGTCGGTGCGAACGGCAGCGGAATAAATATTGCTACGGCTCCGCTGGTCAACAGATATGGCGTGGCTCAGATCGGAACTGTTTCTACCAACCCCCTGGTGACTGTAGATGAAAAAGGTAATGTTCGTCCCTTTTCCTTCAGAATATGTTTCACTGATCCCTACCAAGGCAAGCTCATTGCGTATTTTGCAGCGAAAGAACTTGGAAGAATGAACGCGGCGATTCTTTACGACGTAGGAAACGATTATTCCCATGGCCTTCGGGAGTTCTTCATGGCGAGCTACGGTGGATATGGAGGAACCGTGGTGGCAGACCTCGGCTTTAGAGGAGGTCAGGATGTGGACTTCAGGGCTCAGCTTACGGAAATTCGCGACAAAAAAGCAGATGTGCTGATCCTCCCCAATATGGGAAAGGAAATGGCCCTTATTATGAAACAGGCACGTGAACTTGGCATGAACGAAATTGTTTTTGTTGGCGGTGACGGATACGGCGAATTTATGTGGGAGATCGCAGGGGACGCAATGGAAAATTCCTACTGGATCAACCACGTAGCACCGGAAGACCCAGCCATGCAGCTTTTCTTCAAAGCATACAAAGAGAAATGGAATGATGAATGTAAGGAGTTTGTAAACGGTGTACTTGGCTATGATTCCGTCTACTGGCTTGTGGACGCTATCGCCCGCGCAGGCAGCGACGATCCCAAGGCTATCCGTGACGCTCTTGCCGCTACATCTAATCTTGCCCTTCACCATGCTACTATTACTATAGATCCAGCAAACAATACGCCGAAGGATAAAGATGGCGTTGTATTGGTGGCCAAAGAAGGCAGAGGGCAATTCTACAAGAAGATTAAACCTTAA
- a CDS encoding RrF2 family transcriptional regulator, protein MKLSTKTRYGLRALLELVRQYDGRTPLSITDIASKENISERYLEQLFLKLRRDGLIESVRGPQGGYLLSRAPMEITVAEVVEVLEGNIQIADCLEGPECMRESACPARKLWLRLRDSIDNVLVSTTLKDLIEDHDLQK, encoded by the coding sequence ATGAAACTGTCTACAAAGACACGATATGGGCTCAGGGCGTTGCTAGAGCTTGTCCGTCAGTATGATGGCCGTACACCGCTGAGCATAACAGATATTGCATCGAAAGAAAACATTTCAGAGCGTTATCTCGAACAGCTTTTTTTGAAGCTGCGGAGAGATGGGCTTATTGAGAGTGTTCGTGGTCCTCAAGGAGGATACCTCCTCAGCAGGGCTCCCATGGAAATTACTGTTGCTGAGGTTGTGGAGGTTCTGGAGGGAAACATTCAGATAGCTGATTGTCTCGAAGGACCGGAGTGCATGAGAGAGAGTGCGTGCCCGGCCAGGAAGCTCTGGCTGAGGCTGCGCGACAGTATTGATAATGTATTGGTCTCAACAACGCTGAAAGATCTTATAGAAGATCATGATCTTCAGAAATAG
- a CDS encoding branched-chain amino acid ABC transporter permease, whose protein sequence is MSGYTEGIITLLCINAIAAMGVSLLTGFTGIFSLGHAAYMALGAYTSAILTVHYGVHWLPAILLGGGVAVIVAYGIGIPTLRLMGDYFAIASIGLGEAIRLILENWQSLTRGARGYPGIEPYTTLPVALTFFVIMALCMFNLINSRYGRAFKACRDDYVAASLLGFHTARLRVLSLMISAFYCGVAGALLAGFLSFIQPIMFDMLKSTELTAVVVFGGLGSMAGTMVGTLVITLVTELFRPISQYRMLIYGAVLVIIMVIRPEGIMGGLNGGGLLNKIFRRKDNGGTA, encoded by the coding sequence ATGTCTGGATATACTGAGGGAATCATAACGCTTTTGTGCATTAACGCTATTGCTGCTATGGGAGTTTCTCTTCTCACTGGTTTTACTGGCATTTTTTCCCTGGGGCATGCGGCCTACATGGCTCTTGGCGCCTATACCTCTGCCATTCTGACAGTGCATTATGGGGTACACTGGCTGCCGGCTATACTCCTTGGCGGCGGAGTAGCGGTTATAGTGGCTTATGGTATAGGAATTCCGACCCTTCGGCTTATGGGCGACTATTTTGCCATTGCTTCCATAGGTTTGGGAGAAGCGATTCGTCTTATCCTCGAAAACTGGCAGTCGCTAACTCGTGGAGCCCGGGGGTATCCCGGCATTGAACCCTATACGACATTGCCGGTAGCCCTGACTTTTTTTGTCATCATGGCCCTCTGCATGTTCAATCTGATCAATAGCCGGTATGGACGAGCCTTTAAAGCCTGTCGCGATGACTATGTGGCGGCCTCATTGCTTGGTTTCCATACAGCCAGGCTGCGGGTGCTCAGCCTGATGATCTCCGCTTTTTATTGTGGAGTGGCCGGAGCTCTTCTTGCCGGTTTTCTTTCTTTTATACAACCCATTATGTTCGATATGCTGAAGTCCACAGAGTTAACGGCCGTGGTGGTTTTTGGAGGCCTTGGATCTATGGCCGGGACCATGGTAGGAACTCTCGTAATAACTCTGGTTACCGAGCTTTTCAGGCCTATTTCGCAATATCGAATGCTTATTTACGGGGCCGTTCTCGTAATCATTATGGTGATTCGCCCCGAGGGTATTATGGGTGGACTCAATGGCGGGGGGCTACTGAACAAGATTTTCAGGAGGAAAGATAATGGCGGCACTGCTTGA
- the nifU gene encoding Fe-S cluster assembly scaffold protein NifU, with the protein MLYSEIVMDHFQNPRNVGEIKDADGVGEAGNPRCGDIMKIYIKVENDHIVDIKFKTFGCASAIASSSMATELVMGKTIEEAWNITNSAVAKALDGLPPIKMHCSVLAEEAIHGAINDYRRRQGLEPWEDKSHDELVDEHSHHFHHQG; encoded by the coding sequence ATGCTCTATAGTGAAATAGTAATGGATCACTTTCAGAATCCCCGCAATGTGGGAGAGATAAAGGATGCAGACGGCGTTGGGGAAGCGGGAAACCCAAGATGCGGCGATATTATGAAGATATATATCAAGGTTGAGAATGACCATATTGTGGATATTAAGTTTAAGACCTTCGGCTGCGCGTCAGCCATCGCTTCTTCAAGTATGGCCACAGAGCTTGTAATGGGAAAGACTATAGAGGAAGCATGGAATATAACGAACAGCGCTGTGGCGAAAGCTCTTGATGGACTTCCACCGATAAAAATGCATTGCTCTGTACTGGCAGAGGAGGCCATTCATGGGGCAATAAACGACTATCGCCGGCGTCAGGGCCTTGAACCCTGGGAAGACAAAAGCCATGATGAACTGGTGGACGAGCACTCCCACCACTTTCATCATCAGGGATAA
- a CDS encoding MoaD family protein translates to MKLRVHAFLIYATGEKEFDMKAPATIRQLLEDFSNRFGEPFDKWIWSSNEVPHRLMAGTIIMVNGKHIAHLNGLDTPLCDEDVVNIFPPVGGG, encoded by the coding sequence ATGAAGCTCCGTGTCCATGCCTTTCTTATTTATGCTACTGGAGAAAAAGAATTTGACATGAAAGCTCCTGCCACCATCAGGCAGCTCTTGGAGGACTTTTCTAACCGTTTCGGAGAACCCTTTGATAAATGGATCTGGTCAAGCAACGAAGTTCCCCACCGTCTTATGGCAGGTACTATTATTATGGTCAATGGCAAACATATAGCCCATCTTAACGGTCTTGATACACCTCTTTGTGACGAAGACGTGGTCAATATTTTTCCACCGGTAGGGGGCGGTTAA
- a CDS encoding HesA/MoeB/ThiF family protein, producing the protein MIPRRYDRNIASLGMEGQERLFRCHVLVAGCGGLGGVVVEILARAGVGTLTLVDGDVFSESNLNRQLLAKEDNFGRLKAEAAEARVKEINGHVNVWAVPHMLTEDNCQSLLAGVDLAIDALDSNLARAVLYKGCKEAKVPVIHGALGGMIGQVGRYRPWEKTHFDVFEGSLPDAGIEVAAGTPSFTPYVIGALEAAEAIKYLAEVEEIRWGTLTLVDLAIMSMETLEL; encoded by the coding sequence ATGATTCCCCGCCGTTATGACCGGAACATAGCAAGTTTAGGAATGGAGGGACAGGAACGCCTCTTTCGATGCCACGTTCTTGTAGCTGGTTGCGGAGGACTCGGCGGGGTGGTTGTTGAAATTCTGGCCCGGGCAGGGGTAGGAACGCTCACCCTTGTAGATGGGGATGTGTTTTCAGAGAGTAATTTAAATCGTCAGCTCTTGGCAAAGGAAGACAATTTTGGGCGATTAAAGGCTGAAGCGGCTGAGGCGAGAGTAAAAGAGATCAATGGCCATGTCAACGTGTGGGCGGTTCCTCACATGTTGACTGAGGATAATTGTCAGTCACTTCTGGCAGGAGTGGATTTGGCAATTGATGCCCTTGATAGCAATTTGGCAAGGGCTGTTCTCTATAAAGGGTGCAAGGAGGCGAAAGTTCCTGTCATCCATGGCGCTCTTGGGGGGATGATTGGGCAGGTGGGACGATATAGACCATGGGAAAAAACTCATTTTGATGTTTTTGAAGGGAGTCTCCCTGACGCGGGCATTGAGGTTGCGGCGGGAACTCCAAGTTTCACCCCTTATGTTATCGGTGCCCTTGAAGCGGCAGAGGCCATTAAATATCTGGCGGAGGTGGAAGAGATACGGTGGGGAACTCTTACGCTTGTAGATCTTGCCATCATGTCTATGGAGACTTTGGAACTATGA
- a CDS encoding ABC transporter ATP-binding protein: protein MAALLELNGVDKFFGGVHAVQSMSFALNEKEIVGLIGPNGAGKTTIFNVVTGVYDPDGGRILFDGEDITPLKTYEVIRKGIARTFQNLRLFPRSSVLENVMTAAQQHEAYSFVEAVTHFGKWRMKETSIRDRSMELLNRVGLADRALQPAGTLPYGYQRRLEIARALALDPRLLLLDEPAAGMNPEEVMALNELIKSIHMEFQLAILVIEHHMDLVMEICPRIICMNFGAKIAEGSPEEIQANSEVLKAYLGEEDEE from the coding sequence ATGGCGGCACTGCTTGAGCTGAACGGAGTGGATAAATTCTTTGGCGGAGTCCATGCTGTTCAGAGTATGAGTTTTGCTTTGAACGAAAAAGAGATTGTTGGTCTCATCGGCCCAAACGGCGCGGGGAAAACAACAATTTTCAATGTGGTAACGGGTGTCTATGATCCTGATGGGGGCCGGATACTTTTCGATGGGGAAGATATTACCCCTCTCAAGACCTACGAAGTGATTCGAAAAGGGATCGCGCGGACTTTTCAGAATTTGCGGCTCTTCCCCCGTTCTTCAGTTCTTGAGAACGTTATGACAGCAGCACAACAGCATGAAGCCTATTCTTTTGTAGAGGCTGTGACTCATTTTGGCAAGTGGAGGATGAAAGAAACATCCATACGGGATCGAAGTATGGAATTGCTCAACCGAGTAGGCCTTGCGGATCGGGCCCTTCAACCTGCAGGGACCCTGCCCTATGGGTATCAGCGCCGTCTTGAGATAGCACGGGCCCTGGCCCTTGATCCCCGTTTGTTGCTTCTTGACGAACCGGCAGCAGGAATGAATCCTGAAGAAGTTATGGCGTTGAACGAGCTTATAAAGTCTATTCATATGGAATTCCAGCTAGCCATTCTCGTGATAGAACATCATATGGACCTGGTGATGGAAATTTGCCCCCGGATCATCTGCATGAACTTCGGGGCGAAGATCGCGGAGGGGTCCCCTGAGGAGATACAGGCCAATTCTGAAGTATTAAAAGCCTATCTGGGAGAGGAGGACGAAGAATGA
- a CDS encoding branched-chain amino acid ABC transporter permease codes for MATFLQQVINGLSLGSVYALIAVGYSLVYSVLLFSNFAHGGFLVIGGYICYGALKSMGVNIWLAGMLSLAGAGIAAALTERIAYKPIRERTNVTLYLLIASMGMSIVIENIFVIVAGGRFRALPPVIPTYPVQLFGLATTSAFDLLSFLIALIALGCLQLFLSRTKWGLAIRAAACDLRTAGLMGVNVNLLISIVFFTAGALAAIGGIFLSVRYTLYPQLGAITIKAFVAAVIGGLGSLPGAVVGSLILGLAEMLAAGFISSQMRDLVVFSLLVITLLIKPSGLFGKQMSEKI; via the coding sequence GTGGCCACTTTTTTGCAGCAAGTGATTAACGGACTTTCCCTTGGTTCTGTGTATGCCCTCATTGCCGTTGGTTACTCTCTTGTTTATTCCGTATTGCTTTTTTCAAATTTTGCCCACGGCGGGTTTCTTGTGATCGGAGGGTACATTTGTTATGGGGCCTTGAAATCTATGGGGGTCAATATCTGGCTGGCTGGCATGCTTTCTCTTGCGGGAGCTGGCATAGCAGCGGCTTTGACGGAGAGGATAGCCTATAAGCCCATCCGTGAGCGGACCAATGTAACCCTTTATTTGCTCATTGCTTCTATGGGCATGAGTATTGTAATTGAAAATATTTTTGTTATCGTAGCCGGCGGGCGTTTCAGAGCCCTCCCCCCGGTGATACCCACCTACCCAGTTCAATTGTTCGGTCTTGCTACCACGAGTGCTTTCGATCTCCTTTCCTTTCTCATAGCCCTTATTGCTCTTGGATGTCTTCAGTTATTTCTTTCCAGAACGAAGTGGGGGCTTGCTATTCGGGCGGCAGCCTGCGATCTGCGTACGGCTGGCCTTATGGGTGTAAATGTTAACCTTCTTATTTCTATTGTCTTTTTTACCGCCGGAGCCTTGGCGGCTATTGGGGGAATATTTCTTTCAGTTCGGTATACTCTCTATCCCCAGCTAGGGGCCATTACCATCAAAGCCTTTGTCGCCGCAGTTATTGGAGGGTTAGGGTCTCTTCCCGGCGCAGTCGTGGGGAGCCTGATTCTTGGTTTGGCGGAAATGCTGGCTGCTGGTTTTATTTCGAGCCAAATGAGGGATCTAGTGGTTTTCTCATTGCTTGTCATCACTTTGCTTATCAAGCCCTCAGGTCTTTTTGGCAAGCAAATGAGCGAAAAGATATAG
- a CDS encoding ABC transporter ATP-binding protein, producing the protein MSDVENILLDVQNLQVSYGAIRALRGISLQVKEGEIVCVIGANGAGKSTLMNALMSEVRREKGLINFSGAPLAQRSYDVVKQGISLVPEGRRVFAPLTVYENLMMGAFPRKEPEKVKQDLQWVFSLFPRLEERRDQYAGTLSGGEQQMLAIGRALMSRPRLLLLDEPSLGLAPIIIRDIFKELRRINSEGVTILLVEQNARQALLLSHRGYVLQTGSIIMAGTSEDLLNSADIRNAYLGAGRKKGLL; encoded by the coding sequence ATGAGCGATGTAGAAAATATCCTCCTGGACGTGCAGAACCTTCAAGTAAGCTATGGTGCCATTCGCGCTCTTCGCGGCATTTCACTTCAGGTTAAAGAAGGCGAAATAGTCTGTGTCATTGGGGCTAATGGCGCGGGAAAATCAACGTTGATGAACGCACTTATGAGCGAAGTTCGCAGGGAAAAAGGGCTCATTAATTTTTCGGGAGCGCCTTTGGCCCAGCGAAGTTATGATGTGGTGAAACAGGGCATATCCCTCGTCCCGGAGGGGCGGCGGGTATTCGCCCCTCTCACCGTCTACGAAAATTTGATGATGGGGGCTTTTCCCCGTAAGGAGCCGGAAAAGGTGAAACAGGACCTTCAGTGGGTCTTCTCCCTCTTCCCTCGCCTTGAAGAGCGGCGTGACCAATATGCCGGAACTCTCTCAGGGGGTGAACAGCAGATGCTGGCCATCGGACGGGCCCTTATGTCCCGCCCCCGCCTTTTGCTTTTAGATGAGCCTTCTCTGGGCCTTGCCCCTATTATCATTAGGGATATTTTTAAGGAGCTCCGCCGGATAAACTCTGAGGGAGTTACCATTTTACTGGTTGAGCAAAATGCCCGACAGGCTCTGTTGCTTTCCCACCGAGGCTATGTGCTGCAGACAGGAAGCATTATTATGGCAGGAACATCAGAAGATTTGCTGAATAGCGCAGATATCAGGAATGCCTATTTAGGAGCGGGACGAAAAAAGGGCCTTCTGTAG
- a CDS encoding M20/M25/M40 family metallo-hydrolase, producing the protein MTHPPSPERLFSLCIDLASIPSVTGLPGRENEAAYSIYRWLGDLPYFHERPENIFLIPVQNDGLKRHCIAALVEADPPCKETIIITGHFDVVDAKGYGSLESLAFQPQNYTERLKKEALPKDARADLESGQYLFGRGMADMKYGLALEMACMEKFSESPEKMQANLLFLAVCDEEGMSAGMRSAVPWLRGLQKKKNLEYLVCINTEPSVGESAERGYLYLGTIGKIMPLFFCVGREAHVGEYFKGISAPLIASCLMTLVEGDAESADRWKDRVFPPMACLKLADLREQYAVTLPEMAVVFFNSLVVQKTPGQVLEYMNKRAEEALSRALALREGERQKLSFSFDQEEKEQGVVLTIQELIQDVAGQKGCLPQDVLGPILSGIHSGKTIHDRGIEAVRLLLRESNRRGPLIITGFLPPWYPPRCNRDASRGDRVIRMVAQEIVEESADLTEEPLEIKEVFEGIMDLSYMGFQGEEHDMEAVAANMPLWGADYHFPAEDLLSLDVPVMNLGPIGKDVHQYTERINLSYALHVLPPLFVKAIERIPKVYRSLLY; encoded by the coding sequence ATGACCCATCCCCCCTCTCCAGAGAGACTTTTCTCTTTGTGTATTGACCTGGCTTCTATACCAAGCGTAACGGGGCTTCCCGGAAGGGAAAATGAGGCAGCTTACTCTATATATCGGTGGCTGGGCGACCTGCCCTATTTTCATGAGCGGCCAGAGAATATTTTTTTAATTCCCGTACAGAACGATGGGCTCAAACGACATTGTATAGCTGCCCTTGTGGAGGCCGATCCTCCATGCAAGGAGACAATTATTATCACTGGACATTTTGATGTGGTGGATGCGAAGGGATATGGTTCACTGGAATCCCTGGCCTTTCAGCCCCAAAACTATACAGAGCGGTTGAAGAAAGAGGCACTTCCCAAAGATGCTCGCGCAGACCTCGAAAGCGGACAGTACCTTTTTGGCCGGGGCATGGCCGATATGAAATATGGCCTGGCCCTGGAAATGGCTTGTATGGAGAAATTCTCGGAGAGCCCTGAAAAAATGCAGGCGAACCTGCTTTTTCTGGCTGTTTGCGATGAAGAGGGGATGTCTGCCGGAATGCGAAGCGCAGTACCCTGGCTCAGGGGGCTTCAAAAAAAGAAAAACCTGGAATATCTTGTCTGCATCAATACGGAACCCTCAGTGGGGGAGTCAGCGGAGAGGGGTTACCTTTATTTAGGAACCATCGGAAAAATAATGCCCCTTTTCTTCTGTGTTGGAAGAGAAGCCCATGTGGGGGAATATTTTAAGGGCATCAGCGCGCCTCTAATAGCGTCGTGCCTTATGACGCTTGTTGAGGGAGATGCTGAAAGCGCGGACAGGTGGAAAGACAGAGTTTTTCCTCCAATGGCGTGTTTAAAACTAGCCGATCTCAGAGAACAGTATGCCGTTACTTTACCGGAGATGGCGGTGGTCTTCTTTAATAGTCTGGTAGTGCAGAAAACACCCGGTCAAGTTCTCGAGTATATGAATAAGAGAGCAGAAGAGGCCTTATCGAGGGCTCTTGCCCTTAGGGAGGGCGAGAGGCAAAAACTGTCTTTCAGTTTCGATCAAGAAGAAAAAGAGCAAGGTGTAGTTCTGACCATTCAAGAGCTTATTCAAGATGTGGCCGGGCAAAAGGGTTGTTTGCCTCAGGATGTGCTGGGACCGATCCTTTCAGGAATCCATTCTGGAAAAACCATACATGATCGTGGAATAGAAGCAGTTCGCCTTCTTTTGCGGGAATCGAACAGACGAGGTCCCCTTATCATTACGGGTTTTCTCCCGCCGTGGTATCCTCCCCGGTGCAACAGGGATGCAAGCCGGGGAGATAGGGTCATACGCATGGTAGCCCAGGAAATTGTGGAGGAGAGCGCAGATTTAACCGAAGAACCTCTGGAGATAAAAGAGGTCTTTGAAGGGATAATGGACCTCAGCTACATGGGGTTTCAGGGAGAAGAACATGATATGGAGGCCGTTGCCGCAAATATGCCTCTATGGGGAGCGGATTATCATTTCCCCGCAGAAGATTTGCTTTCTCTGGATGTGCCCGTGATGAATCTTGGGCCTATTGGAAAAGATGTCCATCAGTATACAGAACGAATTAATCTCTCTTATGCTCTTCACGTGCTTCCACCCCTTTTTGTGAAGGCTATAGAGAGAATTCCAAAGGTCTACAGGTCTCTTTTATATTGA
- the nifS gene encoding cysteine desulfurase NifS has protein sequence MRQVYMDHAATTPVASEVLKEMMPYFTESFGNPSSLYTLGQQNKEVVRAAREKVAEVLNASPDEIYFTSGGTESDNWALKGVAFTYRNKGNHIITTKIEHHAVLHSAEYLAGLGYDITYLGVDEEGRVSVDDVRKAITEKTVLVSVMFANNEIGTIQPIAEIGRLCREKGVLFHTDAVQAVAHIPIDVKAMDIDLLSLSAHKFYGPKGTGVMYIRKGVKLDNFIHGGGQEKGRRATTENVAGIVGLGIAIERAAGKISSEKSRLTALRDGLIEEIMARIPYAKLNGAAGDGRLPNNVNVSLIGVEGETLLMDLDMFDIAASTGSACSSGSLDPSHVLMAIGLTHEQAHGSLRLTLGESTTEEDVAYVVEKLAGIVERRRNMSPLWEDFLKAEERSEKNAL, from the coding sequence ATGCGACAGGTCTATATGGATCATGCGGCTACTACTCCAGTGGCTTCCGAAGTTCTCAAAGAGATGATGCCCTATTTCACTGAGTCTTTTGGGAACCCTTCATCTCTTTATACGCTGGGACAGCAGAACAAAGAGGTTGTGAGAGCTGCCCGCGAAAAGGTTGCCGAGGTGCTGAACGCATCGCCCGATGAGATATATTTTACGAGCGGCGGTACAGAATCGGATAATTGGGCTTTGAAAGGAGTGGCTTTTACCTATCGAAATAAAGGGAATCACATTATCACAACAAAAATAGAACATCACGCGGTGCTTCATTCAGCAGAGTATCTTGCTGGCCTTGGCTATGATATTACCTACCTCGGCGTAGATGAAGAGGGTCGTGTCTCTGTAGATGATGTAAGAAAGGCCATCACAGAGAAGACGGTTCTTGTTTCGGTGATGTTTGCAAACAACGAGATAGGGACCATTCAGCCCATTGCCGAGATCGGAAGGCTATGCCGGGAAAAGGGCGTGCTCTTTCACACAGACGCTGTTCAGGCGGTAGCTCACATACCTATTGATGTGAAAGCCATGGATATTGACCTGCTCTCTCTTTCAGCCCATAAATTTTACGGCCCCAAGGGAACGGGCGTCATGTATATTCGGAAAGGCGTAAAGCTCGATAACTTTATCCATGGAGGCGGCCAGGAAAAAGGCCGCAGGGCCACAACTGAGAATGTGGCAGGCATTGTGGGCCTGGGCATCGCCATAGAGCGGGCAGCAGGGAAGATAAGCTCGGAAAAAAGTCGTCTTACCGCTTTGAGGGATGGTTTAATAGAAGAAATCATGGCTCGGATCCCTTATGCAAAACTCAATGGTGCAGCGGGGGATGGCAGGCTGCCCAATAATGTGAATGTAAGCCTAATAGGGGTAGAAGGTGAGACACTTCTCATGGATCTTGACATGTTCGACATAGCGGCGTCTACAGGAAGCGCCTGTTCTTCCGGTTCCCTCGATCCATCCCATGTGCTTATGGCAATAGGGCTGACCCACGAACAGGCTCACGGTTCCCTTCGTCTCACCCTTGGGGAATCCACCACAGAAGAAGATGTGGCCTATGTTGTTGAAAAACTTGCAGGAATAGTAGAGCGGCGTAGAAACATGTCGCCTTTATGGGAAGATTTTCTGAAGGCAGAGGAAAGGAGCGAGAAGAATGCTCTATAG
- a CDS encoding aminotransferase class I/II-fold pyridoxal phosphate-dependent enzyme has product MKLPAFKIERYFARYEFKTEFLLCPSDCESFSLSELLQMADTESLSLWKNLRLGYTESLGHPLLREEIAALYTGLSKEDVLLAVPEEGIFLAFNGILEPGDHVIAISPAYQSLYSIPEGMGCEVSYWSVKEKNGEWTLDLDELEGMIRPATKMIVVNFPHNPTGYLPEKKDFLKIVDIASRHDLYLFSDEMYRFLEFDEMSRLPSACTVYEKAVTLGGLSKAFGLPGLRMGWLAAQDREILNITAQLKDYTTICGSSPSEILSLMSLRAKEKILQRNRALIASNLEEIETLFHKHDDLLHWVPPKGGSIAFPALKGNIPIEAFCQEAIDQYGVLIIPGTLFGSKENRFRVGFGRATFSEALKQFEVFLNNRKG; this is encoded by the coding sequence ATGAAACTGCCAGCTTTTAAAATTGAACGCTATTTCGCCCGCTACGAATTTAAAACCGAGTTTCTACTTTGCCCATCGGATTGCGAGAGCTTTTCTCTCTCCGAACTATTGCAAATGGCCGATACTGAAAGTCTTTCCCTCTGGAAAAACCTCCGGCTCGGATACACGGAATCCTTGGGACACCCTCTACTGAGAGAAGAAATAGCCGCTCTCTATACTGGTCTCTCGAAGGAAGATGTGCTGCTTGCCGTTCCAGAAGAAGGAATATTTTTGGCTTTCAACGGAATACTCGAACCTGGAGATCATGTTATAGCCATCTCTCCAGCCTATCAGTCCCTTTATTCCATCCCGGAAGGGATGGGCTGCGAAGTCTCCTATTGGTCTGTAAAGGAAAAAAATGGGGAGTGGACCCTAGACCTTGATGAACTAGAAGGGATGATCAGACCCGCAACAAAAATGATCGTCGTGAATTTTCCCCACAATCCAACGGGGTATCTGCCAGAGAAAAAAGATTTTCTTAAAATAGTGGATATAGCATCTCGCCACGATCTCTATCTTTTCTCTGATGAAATGTATCGATTCCTTGAGTTTGACGAAATGTCCCGTCTTCCTTCTGCATGCACTGTTTATGAAAAAGCTGTTACACTAGGCGGACTTTCCAAGGCTTTTGGCCTTCCAGGGCTGCGAATGGGATGGCTAGCAGCTCAGGACCGTGAGATCCTCAATATTACAGCCCAGTTGAAAGACTACACCACTATTTGCGGAAGTTCTCCTTCTGAAATTCTTTCTCTCATGAGCCTTCGGGCAAAAGAAAAAATCCTGCAGCGGAACAGGGCTCTTATAGCAAGCAACCTTGAAGAAATTGAAACCCTTTTCCACAAACATGATGACCTTCTCCACTGGGTTCCTCCCAAGGGAGGGTCTATAGCCTTCCCCGCCCTGAAAGGGAACATCCCTATAGAGGCCTTTTGTCAGGAGGCTATAGATCAATACGGAGTATTAATAATACCCGGCACTCTATTCGGATCAAAGGAAAATCGTTTTAGGGTGGGGTTCGGGCGAGCCACCTTTTCAGAAGCCCTCAAACAGTTTGAAGTCTTTCTGAACAATCGCAAAGGGTAA